AGATTAAAGAATTCACTGGACACAAGTTCAAGTATGACGAAACAACGTTATCAGGTTCACCGGAAAGATATATTAAATCATTGAGGGGGaacatcaaaattttgcaaGAAATGGCAATCAACGAAACCAATGATGGTGCTTGCTACTTTAGAGTGAAGTTGATACCTGAAGGGGTGGAAAAAACTCAAATAATCAATTGGATCCCTTACACTTCTTCATTCAACGACGACACCGCCCGACAAGGCCATCATCTGAAAAGGCCAATGATttgcttgaaaaataattcGTTAAAATCGCTTACCATCAAGACCATACGTATCGAAAAATGTTCCCCCATTCGAATCCAGGGATTTTATTTGCCGAATCTAAAGGAATTGTTCATAAACAATTCCATTTGCGAAACCACTCAAGAGCAAAAACAGGCcataaatgatatgagcTGCATAGAGTTCACATCATGGAACGAATTACCACAATGCGAGAAACTAACTTTTGCCCAAATGGAGAATGACTCAAATTACGTCCTTAACATCGGTAACCTTCGGGACCACCTACCAAATTTAAGCTTCCGGGAGAGTTTCCCCACTTTCTTCGATGAAAGACAGAAGTTTGTCGTAGTGTGAAGTTCTTCAACTCTACGTTGTGCTTGCATATATAATTTCATAAATTATCGAGTATTCGTCAATCTGTCCGGAAAGAGATGGCATAAACGAAAGATTTTTGGCACCGAATCCTCAACGCTTTTGTTTTCACTTTCGGTCtttttccatcaaaaaataaacaaattaAATAAGATGatataaaatatatctaCAGGCTAACGTTTTTCCAAATAAATGGAATTCTCATATCCGTACCCTCTTACAAACACAATCGAATAGGGATGATAAAATCAACGCTGATCTACAGAGAAGATGGACTGCCTCTCTGTACGTCTGTGGACAACGAAAATGACCCTTCGTTGTTCgaacaaaagcaaaaagtgaaaatcGTGGTCTCTAGAATGACGCCCCAATCTGCCACGGAGGCCACACTAGAAAGCGgttcttttgaaatccattatttgaagaaatccaTGGTCTACTATTTTGTCATTTGCGAGTCTGGATACCCAAGAAACCTGGCATTCTCATACCTTAACGATATAGCGCAAGAATTCGAACACTCCTTTGCTAACGAGTATCCTAAACCCACCGTCAGACCGTACCAGTTCGTAAATTTTGACAACTTCCTCCAAATGACCAAGAAATCATACAGTGACAAGAAAGTCCAGGACAACTTGGACCAGCTAAACCAAGAGTTGGTAGGTGTCAAGCAAATCATGTCCAAAAACATCGAAGATCTGCTTTACAGAGGGGATTCTCTCGATAAAATGAGCGACATGAGTTCCTCTCTGAAAGAAACGTCCAAAAGGTACAGAAAGTCCGCCCAAAAGATCAATTTTGATCTCTTGATCAGTCAGTACGCCCCCATCGTGATTGTAGCCTTTTTCAtcgtcttcctcttctgGTGGATATTCCTCAAGTAGGTGCTGCCCCATCATCCCACATCTACACGAAGCCCGACCAACCCTGCCAAGTATATAGCATTATCTAATTCAATAGTAGTACAATTAGTATAAGTATATCCTATTTTGACATAATTACGTATTCTTAGGCAGGTCCGCGGTGACCCGCCGCACGGGCGCTTTTTAGGGAGTCTTTTCCAGGATATCATCGTTATAAATCGAAGCTGAAGAACAGCTCTAGCTCTTCTAGGTCTTAGCATTGCCGTCGTATACTTTTCCGATTACCCTTTATATTAAGCTAAACAGCTAAATAGTGTTCAAGAGTATTCCCTaggaaaaagagaaagtaAAGTGTAAGAATTAGCATATACCATGTCCCAGCTACCTACAGATTTTGCTTCATTGATCAAGAGATTCCAATTTGTTAGCGTCCTGGATTCTAACCCACAAACCAAGGTCATGTCTTTACTGGGGACCATTGATAACAAGGACGCTAT
This genomic window from Saccharomyces kudriavzevii IFO 1802 strain IFO1802 genome assembly, chromosome: 12 contains:
- the SEC22 gene encoding SNAP receptor SEC22 (similar to Saccharomyces cerevisiae SEC22 (YLR268W); ancestral locus Anc_6.62), whose translation is MIKSTLIYREDGLPLCTSVDNENDPSLFEQKQKVKIVVSRMTPQSATEATLESGSFEIHYLKKSMVYYFVICESGYPRNLAFSYLNDIAQEFEHSFANEYPKPTVRPYQFVNFDNFLQMTKKSYSDKKVQDNLDQLNQELVGVKQIMSKNIEDLLYRGDSLDKMSDMSSSLKETSKRYRKSAQKINFDLLISQYAPIVIVAFFIVFLFWWIFLK